A DNA window from Chiloscyllium plagiosum isolate BGI_BamShark_2017 chromosome 9, ASM401019v2, whole genome shotgun sequence contains the following coding sequences:
- the LOC122553272 gene encoding cytochrome c oxidase subunit 7A2, mitochondrial-like, protein MPRASYTPYLAQVTHLSPGNTKPILSIWETTFPCNCGFLPQAFQQLSQRTFSTAARRRVENKVPEKQKIFQADNGLPVHLKGGVMDAVLYRLTMGLTVVGTVYVMYELFDIALPKKK, encoded by the exons ATGCCGAGAGCTTCCTACACACCGTACCTGGCACAGGTTACCCACCTCTCTCCCGGCAACACAAAG CCTATATTGTCCATTTGGGAAACTACATTTCCATGTAATTGCGGTTTTCTCCCTCAGGCTTTCCAGCAGCTTTCACAGCGAACCTTCAGCACTGCAGCCCGCCGGCGAGTGGAGAATAAGGTTCCTGAGAAGCAGAAGATATTTCAG GCGGACAATGGGTTGCCAGTCCATCTAAAAGGTGGTGTGATGGATGCTGTGCTCTACAGGCTAACCATGGGTCTCACTGTTGTGG GTACAGTCTATGTTATGTACGAACTCTTTGACATTGCCCTACCCAAGAAGAAGTAA